A window of Lentibacillus sp. Marseille-P4043 contains these coding sequences:
- a CDS encoding cysteine hydrolase family protein, which produces MGKRALINIDYTYDFVAKDGKLTSGEPGQAIEEKIVGLTKEFINADDYVVFAIDAHESRDNYHPESALFPAHNVIGTKGRDLYGELATVYETHKDADNVYYFDKTRYSAFAGTDLEIKLREREINEVHLVGVCTDICVLHTAVDAYNKGFNIVVHQDAVASFNQAGHEWALGHFANTLGAKVV; this is translated from the coding sequence ATGGGGAAACGAGCACTAATTAATATTGATTATACGTATGATTTTGTTGCCAAAGACGGAAAGCTCACAAGTGGGGAACCTGGACAAGCAATTGAGGAGAAAATTGTGGGACTGACAAAGGAGTTTATCAATGCAGATGATTATGTCGTGTTCGCAATTGACGCACATGAATCTAGGGATAACTATCATCCAGAGTCAGCCTTATTTCCAGCCCACAATGTAATCGGAACAAAAGGTCGAGATCTTTATGGTGAATTGGCTACTGTCTATGAAACACATAAAGACGCTGATAATGTTTATTATTTTGACAAAACACGCTACAGTGCATTTGCCGGTACTGACCTGGAAATCAAATTACGTGAACGCGAAATTAACGAGGTGCATCTTGTAGGAGTATGTACCGACATTTGTGTGTTACATACTGCCGTGGATGCGTACAACAAGGGGTTTAATATCGTTGTTCATCAAGATGCGGTGGCTAGCTTTAATCAAGCAGGACATGAATGGGCATTAGGACATTTTGCGAATACACTTGGTGCGAAAGTTGTTTGA
- the thiD gene encoding bifunctional hydroxymethylpyrimidine kinase/phosphomethylpyrimidine kinase, which translates to MINPPRVLTFAGSAAGGSAGIQADLKTFQELDVYGMSVITAIVARHPETNKNVHPQTLEAIEAQYTTAMNQVGIDALKTGMLFSKEVILKTSEIIKESKIDHIVVDPVMVGKLDSKLLEDDAIEAMKRKLLPLATIITPNMPEASFLLDERKLTNVEDLKQAAVDLHHLGPKYVLVKGGRLEGPAIDVLYDGESFTTFEAPRIDTVNTSGAGCTYSAAITAQLAKGKNVMEAVESAKGFVTTAIEYGFSYTDKVGPTYHAALRTRGEAHKITVRR; encoded by the coding sequence ATGATAAATCCACCACGAGTTTTGACATTTGCCGGATCTGCAGCAGGAGGAAGTGCTGGAATACAGGCAGATTTAAAAACATTTCAGGAATTGGACGTATATGGGATGAGTGTAATTACAGCGATTGTTGCCCGTCATCCGGAAACGAATAAAAATGTCCACCCGCAAACACTAGAGGCAATCGAGGCACAGTATACGACAGCTATGAATCAAGTTGGAATAGACGCTTTGAAAACAGGAATGCTTTTTTCAAAGGAAGTAATTTTGAAAACAAGTGAAATAATCAAGGAATCAAAAATAGATCATATTGTAGTTGACCCGGTTATGGTTGGTAAACTTGATTCAAAATTGCTTGAGGATGATGCAATTGAAGCAATGAAACGCAAACTTTTACCATTAGCTACCATAATTACACCGAACATGCCAGAAGCGTCGTTTTTGCTAGATGAACGTAAATTAACGAATGTGGAAGATTTGAAACAGGCAGCTGTAGACCTTCATCATTTGGGACCGAAGTATGTTCTGGTAAAAGGTGGACGACTGGAAGGACCAGCAATTGATGTTTTATATGATGGGGAAAGCTTTACAACGTTTGAGGCACCTCGGATTGACACAGTCAACACAAGTGGGGCGGGTTGTACCTATTCAGCAGCGATTACGGCACAGTTAGCCAAAGGAAAAAATGTCATGGAAGCAGTGGAATCAGCGAAGGGATTTGTTACGACAGCAATTGAGTATGGGTTTTCCTACACTGACAAAGTTGGTCCGACCTATCATGCCGCATTACGAACAAGAGGGGAAGCACATAAAATAACAGTACGACGTTAA
- a CDS encoding DUF456 domain-containing protein produces MVIDILIWITIIALFVLSFVGIIYPIIPSPFVIWVGFLLYHFLIDAEELTILFWVAMGILTVVLIGADIIANSYFVKRFGGSKWGERAAGVAVILGSFVIPPFGIIVLPFIVVFTIEMIQKRTTGEAVRASFGSLIGFLSGAAAKVIIQLIMVVWFIMVVIM; encoded by the coding sequence ATGGTCATTGATATTCTCATATGGATTACAATTATTGCATTATTTGTTCTCAGCTTTGTAGGAATTATTTATCCAATTATCCCATCACCATTTGTGATTTGGGTTGGATTCTTGTTGTATCATTTCCTGATTGATGCGGAAGAACTTACGATATTATTTTGGGTGGCCATGGGTATTTTGACTGTTGTTCTTATTGGAGCGGATATAATCGCAAATAGTTATTTTGTTAAGAGGTTCGGTGGCAGTAAATGGGGTGAACGGGCTGCGGGAGTTGCAGTTATCCTAGGTTCATTTGTAATACCGCCATTTGGTATTATTGTGTTGCCGTTTATTGTTGTATTTACGATCGAAATGATACAAAAACGCACTACTGGGGAGGCTGTTCGTGCATCGTTTGGCTCCTTAATTGGATTTTTAAGTGGGGCAGCTGCAAAGGTTATTATTCAACTCATCATGGTTGTATGGTTTATAATGGTCGTAATAATGTAA
- a CDS encoding M15 family metallopeptidase, with the protein MKKKKYNKDFLAWIMIILFFTAIIVLYNKMDDPDPYIDQKEEAPNPTELHPTVKKKKNTLVKKAKDIGIQVVITEEVRSIKRQNELYAQGRSKRGNIVTYSKGGESYHNYGLAFDYALRAPEGNVIWDIQYDGNNNGQSDWFEVAEIAKRLGFTWGGDWKHFKDYPHLQMDFGLTINQLQKGLRPKIDKNK; encoded by the coding sequence TTGAAAAAGAAAAAGTACAACAAAGACTTCCTAGCATGGATTATGATCATTCTTTTTTTCACAGCAATCATCGTACTCTATAATAAAATGGATGATCCCGATCCCTATATTGACCAAAAAGAAGAAGCACCAAACCCCACTGAACTCCATCCAACAGTAAAGAAAAAGAAAAATACATTAGTAAAAAAAGCAAAGGATATTGGTATTCAAGTCGTTATCACGGAAGAAGTGCGTTCAATTAAACGCCAGAATGAATTATATGCACAAGGTCGATCAAAGAGAGGAAATATTGTCACTTACTCAAAAGGCGGCGAGTCTTACCACAATTATGGACTAGCATTCGATTATGCCTTAAGGGCCCCTGAGGGAAACGTTATTTGGGATATACAGTATGATGGCAACAACAATGGCCAGTCGGACTGGTTTGAAGTAGCCGAAATAGCAAAAAGGTTGGGATTTACTTGGGGCGGAGATTGGAAACACTTTAAGGACTATCCCCATTTACAAATGGATTTTGGCCTGACCATTAACCAGTTACAAAAAGGCTTACGACCAAAGATTGATAAGAACAAATGA
- the ytzI gene encoding YtzI protein, which produces MLPTIIIGIVIMLIVLVMTLFSISKGYAYKHTVDPLPEEDKEK; this is translated from the coding sequence ATGCTGCCTACCATAATAATAGGAATTGTAATTATGTTAATTGTTCTAGTTATGACCTTGTTTTCTATATCAAAAGGGTATGCTTACAAACATACTGTTGATCCACTTCCTGAAGAGGATAAGGAAAAATAA
- a CDS encoding GNAT family N-acetyltransferase, producing the protein MYKLREARMEDFPMISELSDNNENIHLAADEGEMGKDLFETILVQDDTRFYLVEKSGVIAAFLVFRIDLTANEFQIQKLSIVSSYENKGLDEHLYQKMEKLAKQKDVERLITTITTKNPNVHQFFSRKGWVKQNGVYVLNMNE; encoded by the coding sequence ATGTATAAATTAAGAGAAGCAAGAATGGAAGACTTTCCAATGATATCTGAGCTGAGTGACAACAATGAGAATATTCACTTAGCTGCTGATGAGGGTGAAATGGGGAAGGATCTGTTTGAAACTATTTTAGTGCAGGATGATACAAGGTTTTATCTTGTGGAAAAATCCGGAGTTATTGCTGCCTTTTTGGTATTTCGCATTGATCTAACAGCAAATGAATTTCAGATACAAAAGCTTTCAATCGTTTCCAGTTATGAGAATAAAGGTCTTGATGAACATTTATATCAAAAAATGGAGAAATTAGCTAAACAAAAAGATGTGGAACGATTAATCACCACAATTACAACAAAAAATCCGAACGTACACCAATTTTTTTCACGAAAAGGCTGGGTGAAGCAAAATGGTGTGTATGTGTTAAACATGAATGAATAA
- a CDS encoding ketopantoate reductase family protein, with amino-acid sequence MDVVVVGAGALGSYFGARFLEGGANVTFLVRERRAGQIQENKIYVTSALGDYRIDDPNIVTDVAEVDKADLVLVAVKGYHLSGVLENLKALVDKGAYILPILNGMEHISYLQDQLGKDAVLGGLSFIIATLNEKGHVIHSSDFHDLIFGPLEPTQTAICKELEELCNQANVNGVNSDTISYELWKKYAFINAFSGITTAANLAIGEIRKHDSTFRIAEMILQEMCVLAKAYHVELHDDEVETAKSKLMNLPDETTSSMHQDRRKGLTLEVEHLQGGAIRLANAVGVDLPYLEAVYGLIKPFENA; translated from the coding sequence ATGGATGTAGTTGTGGTTGGCGCAGGTGCATTAGGCTCTTATTTCGGGGCTCGTTTTCTAGAAGGTGGGGCAAATGTTACCTTTTTAGTTCGGGAAAGACGCGCTGGGCAAATTCAAGAGAATAAGATTTATGTAACGAGTGCATTAGGAGACTATCGTATTGACGATCCTAACATAGTAACAGATGTTGCAGAAGTCGATAAAGCTGATCTTGTATTAGTAGCAGTAAAAGGCTATCATTTGTCTGGAGTGTTAGAAAATCTTAAAGCATTAGTAGATAAAGGCGCTTACATTTTACCTATTCTAAATGGAATGGAACATATCAGTTACCTCCAGGATCAATTAGGAAAAGATGCGGTACTTGGTGGGCTATCCTTTATTATTGCAACATTGAATGAAAAAGGTCATGTTATCCATTCGAGTGATTTCCATGATCTGATTTTTGGCCCACTTGAGCCTACCCAAACAGCAATTTGTAAGGAACTTGAAGAACTCTGTAATCAAGCAAATGTAAACGGCGTAAATAGTGATACTATTTCATACGAGTTATGGAAGAAATATGCCTTCATCAATGCGTTTTCTGGTATTACAACTGCTGCGAACTTAGCAATAGGTGAAATTCGTAAGCATGACAGTACATTTCGGATTGCGGAAATGATACTACAGGAAATGTGTGTTCTTGCAAAGGCCTATCATGTTGAGCTACATGATGACGAGGTGGAAACAGCGAAGAGTAAATTAATGAACCTGCCAGATGAAACAACCTCATCCATGCACCAGGATCGGCGGAAAGGATTAACACTTGAGGTAGAACATCTTCAAGGTGGGGCCATTCGTTTGGCAAATGCAGTTGGTGTAGACCTTCCTTATCTTGAGGCTGTTTATGGGTTGATTAAACCGTTTGAGAACGCATAA
- the ehuB gene encoding ectoine/hydroxyectoine ABC transporter substrate-binding protein EhuB — protein MKKLLLMSVFCFTLVLLAACGSEDASSDGGDGDSDEGNGTLLDELKEKGTVTVGFANEKPYAYQTDDGELKGAAVDIAKAVFKELGVDNMEGQLADFGQLIPGLNAGKFDVITAGMAINPDRCANADFGEPEMMYGEGLIVQKGNPLDLHSYEDIANTDATVSIMAGATEHEYVKHEGVSDDQVDSAPDIPATFSAVESGRADATTGTEMTVKMALESSGNDKLEFVSDFEQPDIEGIPSYGAAAFNKDNDALREAYNEKLAKLKEDGKIKELLEANGFSAEGNSVPADITTEGVCSGEQY, from the coding sequence ATGAAGAAATTATTACTTATGTCAGTATTCTGCTTCACACTCGTGCTACTAGCTGCATGCGGATCAGAGGATGCAAGCAGCGATGGCGGTGACGGTGACAGCGACGAAGGTAATGGGACTTTATTAGATGAATTAAAAGAGAAAGGCACTGTAACAGTTGGCTTTGCTAACGAAAAACCTTACGCCTATCAGACCGATGATGGGGAACTAAAAGGTGCTGCAGTGGACATCGCAAAAGCTGTTTTTAAAGAACTTGGTGTTGATAACATGGAAGGACAGCTTGCCGATTTCGGTCAACTAATTCCTGGTTTAAATGCTGGTAAATTTGATGTTATTACAGCTGGTATGGCGATTAACCCAGATCGTTGCGCGAATGCGGACTTCGGTGAACCGGAAATGATGTATGGGGAAGGGCTTATTGTTCAAAAAGGTAACCCACTAGACCTACACAGCTATGAAGATATCGCTAATACAGATGCAACCGTATCGATCATGGCTGGAGCAACAGAACATGAATATGTAAAGCATGAAGGTGTAAGTGATGATCAAGTCGACAGTGCTCCAGACATTCCAGCTACATTCTCAGCAGTAGAATCTGGTCGTGCAGATGCAACAACCGGAACTGAAATGACAGTAAAAATGGCATTGGAGTCTTCTGGTAATGATAAGCTTGAATTCGTAAGTGACTTTGAACAACCAGATATTGAAGGTATTCCAAGTTATGGTGCTGCTGCATTTAATAAAGATAATGACGCATTAAGAGAAGCATACAATGAAAAATTAGCTAAGTTGAAAGAAGATGGCAAGATAAAAGAACTCTTAGAAGCTAATGGATTCAGTGCTGAAGGCAACTCAGTTCCAGCTGATATTACTACTGAAGGGGTTTGCAGTGGTGAACAGTATTAA
- the ehuC gene encoding ectoine/hydroxyectoine ABC transporter permease subunit EhuC, translating to MNAIADIFPILMQGVKITVTVLLASIVLGYLMAFIAGFCRLSNNVILRKFTGFYVEVFRGTSLIVQLFWLYYALPILFGIEIGSDFWAGVLAISLNYGAYMSEIVRGSIQSVAKGQTEAATALNMSRFQRMRLVILPQAVRMMLPEFGNYLILMLKSTSLVSLIGMMDILYYGDILRSSNLSQAPTVYLLVLVFYFILALPLIWLTRKMESASKKGVAS from the coding sequence ATTAATGCGATAGCAGATATTTTCCCCATCCTGATGCAGGGTGTCAAAATAACCGTTACCGTTCTTCTAGCCTCCATCGTATTGGGATATTTAATGGCATTCATTGCGGGGTTTTGCCGCCTTTCTAATAACGTTATCCTTCGAAAGTTTACTGGTTTTTATGTGGAGGTTTTCCGTGGTACATCACTAATCGTACAATTATTTTGGCTTTATTATGCATTGCCAATTTTATTCGGTATTGAGATTGGTAGTGATTTCTGGGCTGGTGTATTAGCAATTTCGTTAAACTATGGTGCGTATATGTCTGAAATTGTTCGCGGATCGATTCAATCTGTTGCAAAAGGACAAACAGAGGCAGCCACAGCATTAAATATGTCACGTTTTCAGCGTATGAGACTTGTAATTTTGCCTCAAGCAGTACGGATGATGCTTCCAGAGTTTGGTAACTACCTAATCTTAATGTTAAAATCCACATCACTTGTCTCTTTAATAGGAATGATGGATATTTTATATTATGGAGATATTTTGCGTAGTTCCAATCTGTCGCAGGCACCAACTGTATATTTATTAGTACTTGTATTCTACTTCATTCTTGCACTTCCATTAATCTGGTTAACAAGAAAAATGGAAAGTGCATCTAAGAAAGGAGTGGCTAGTTAA